The proteins below come from a single Triticum aestivum cultivar Chinese Spring chromosome 5D, IWGSC CS RefSeq v2.1, whole genome shotgun sequence genomic window:
- the LOC123119785 gene encoding uncharacterized protein isoform X1, which produces MDVGSGRGRGDLCTAQESREEVARRGGAMRTRVCARVGSPQGVGALLLVGGAIVGAAVVAWRRRGDGKGAKKDRRGKEDDVLDGGVVENEQQKSDQSDENLSMEVREVEADGLDGKEAEELHEIQEQVDEIVADELDSEPTDNFDPNASKERAEIVNDTDSEDEKNPDQNSVNSCVENEIAPNATQGVKNSDESTLTINSPEVAHEEHIGQGHDDDQETASTQMTAHQSQISEQLKVDTMTETATVENVSKHEEQKPPAQELVAPIDSPACPSLPALFKPAEKKRPANTGWNETGMKLGQDGGSKKAAAKGVAVVTMDRRAASMAILAIIFAVTIGANVVMRLYSTLRAA; this is translated from the exons ATGGACGTGGGCAGCGGAAGAGGCAGAGGCGATCTTTGCACCGCGCAAGAATCGCGAGAGGAGgtggcgaggcgcggcggcgccATGAGGACCCGCGTGTGCGCGCGCGTTGGCTCGCCGCAGGGCGTCGGGGCGCTGCTCCTCGTCGGAGGCGCGATCGTCGGCGCCGCCGTCGTCGCGTGGCGGCGCCGCGGCGACGGCAAGGGCGCCAAGAAGGACCGCCGCGG CAAGGAGGACGACGTTCTGGATGGCGGGGTTGTGGAGAACGAGCAG cagaagtctgatcAATCTGATGAGAATCTGAGCATGGAGGTTAGAGAGGTTGAAGCTGATGGGTTG GATGGTAAGGAAGCAGAGGAGCTTCATGAGATTCAGGAGCAGGTGGATGAAATCGTTGCTGATGAATTG GACAGTGAACCTACAGATAATTTTGATCCAAACGCAAGCAAGGAGCGTGCCGAGATCGTTAATGATACG GACAGTGAAGATGAGAAGAATCCTGACCAAAATTCAGTGAACAGCTGCGTCGAGAATGAGATCGCACCAAAT GCCACCCAAGGTGTGAAGAACTCTGATGAAAGCACTCTTACCATCAACAGCCCGGAGGTCGCCCATGAAGAACATATCGGGCAAGGACATGACGATGATCAAGAGACCGCATCAACACAGATGACAGCGCATCAATCACAAATCTCAGAGCAACTGAAAGTGGATACCATGACTGAAACAGCCACAGTGGAGAATGTATCGAAGCACGAGGAGCAGAAACCACCGGCACAAGAGCTGGTCGCGCCCATAGACTCACCCGCATGTCCTTCACTGCCAGCTCTGTTCAAGCCAGCAGAGAAGAAGAGACCAGCGAACACGGGGTGGAATGAGACAGGGATGAAGCTTGGACAAGATGGCGGCAGCAAGAAGGCAGCAGCAAAGGGTGTAGCCGTGGTGACCATGGATCGTAGAGCTGCTTCAATGGCCATTCTCGCCATCATCTTCGCAGTGACCATTGGAGCAAACGTCGTCATGCGCTTGTATTCCACTTTGCGAGCGGCATGA
- the LOC123119785 gene encoding uncharacterized protein isoform X2: MDVGSGRGRGDLCTAQESREEVARRGGAMRTRVCARVGSPQGVGALLLVGGAIVGAAVVAWRRRGDGKGAKKDRRGKEDDVLDGGVVENEQKSDQSDENLSMEVREVEADGLDGKEAEELHEIQEQVDEIVADELDSEPTDNFDPNASKERAEIVNDTDSEDEKNPDQNSVNSCVENEIAPNATQGVKNSDESTLTINSPEVAHEEHIGQGHDDDQETASTQMTAHQSQISEQLKVDTMTETATVENVSKHEEQKPPAQELVAPIDSPACPSLPALFKPAEKKRPANTGWNETGMKLGQDGGSKKAAAKGVAVVTMDRRAASMAILAIIFAVTIGANVVMRLYSTLRAA, encoded by the exons ATGGACGTGGGCAGCGGAAGAGGCAGAGGCGATCTTTGCACCGCGCAAGAATCGCGAGAGGAGgtggcgaggcgcggcggcgccATGAGGACCCGCGTGTGCGCGCGCGTTGGCTCGCCGCAGGGCGTCGGGGCGCTGCTCCTCGTCGGAGGCGCGATCGTCGGCGCCGCCGTCGTCGCGTGGCGGCGCCGCGGCGACGGCAAGGGCGCCAAGAAGGACCGCCGCGG CAAGGAGGACGACGTTCTGGATGGCGGGGTTGTGGAGAACGAGCAG aagtctgatcAATCTGATGAGAATCTGAGCATGGAGGTTAGAGAGGTTGAAGCTGATGGGTTG GATGGTAAGGAAGCAGAGGAGCTTCATGAGATTCAGGAGCAGGTGGATGAAATCGTTGCTGATGAATTG GACAGTGAACCTACAGATAATTTTGATCCAAACGCAAGCAAGGAGCGTGCCGAGATCGTTAATGATACG GACAGTGAAGATGAGAAGAATCCTGACCAAAATTCAGTGAACAGCTGCGTCGAGAATGAGATCGCACCAAAT GCCACCCAAGGTGTGAAGAACTCTGATGAAAGCACTCTTACCATCAACAGCCCGGAGGTCGCCCATGAAGAACATATCGGGCAAGGACATGACGATGATCAAGAGACCGCATCAACACAGATGACAGCGCATCAATCACAAATCTCAGAGCAACTGAAAGTGGATACCATGACTGAAACAGCCACAGTGGAGAATGTATCGAAGCACGAGGAGCAGAAACCACCGGCACAAGAGCTGGTCGCGCCCATAGACTCACCCGCATGTCCTTCACTGCCAGCTCTGTTCAAGCCAGCAGAGAAGAAGAGACCAGCGAACACGGGGTGGAATGAGACAGGGATGAAGCTTGGACAAGATGGCGGCAGCAAGAAGGCAGCAGCAAAGGGTGTAGCCGTGGTGACCATGGATCGTAGAGCTGCTTCAATGGCCATTCTCGCCATCATCTTCGCAGTGACCATTGGAGCAAACGTCGTCATGCGCTTGTATTCCACTTTGCGAGCGGCATGA